One Danio aesculapii chromosome 13, fDanAes4.1, whole genome shotgun sequence DNA window includes the following coding sequences:
- the LOC130239939 gene encoding E3 ubiquitin/ISG15 ligase TRIM25-like has protein sequence MAEYLSDVQNPFDCSICLELFKDPVTTSCGHSFCMNCIKGFWDQESLKPVFSCPTCRRTFRQRPSLGRSTVLAGILEERKQDVPAGRGDVQCDVCKGRKLKAVKSCLVCLASFCQTHLQPHCDSEALKKHKLVNASANLQQQICPQHHKALEIYCYDDKKCICVLCLGDQHSGHKTVLAITEMAKEKEKLKINKMEFTRKITDIHKNLQAFRKPLDFHKSSAQASVEHSDWIFTELIRSLTKKRTEVREKIRAQEKKETQQVTDYIQKQEQEMSNLQNQSVKLEQILHTEDHIYFFQNFSSLSPRLCVLPSDVNDLITFEKVDESVSKLKRKLDEVCEEHMGKISNKVADVHIIKPLWKIRLLSDSSESSEASESSEAPESSEAPASYVASLSPGCLSE, from the exons ATGGCAgaatatttatctgatgttcaGAATCCTTTTGACTGTTCCATCTGTCTGGAGCTGTTTAAGGATCCAGTGACTACATCTTGTGGGCACAGTTTCTGTATGAACTGTATTAAGGGGTTCTGGGATCAGGAATCTCTTAAACCAGTTTTCAGCTGCCCAACATGTAGGAGGACATTCAGGCAAAGGCCAAGTCTTGGCAGAAGCACTGTTCTCGCTGGCATTTTGGAAGAAAGGAAGCAGGACGTTCCAGCTGGACGTGGAGATGTGCAGTGCGATGTTTGTAAAGGAAGGAAACTCAAAGCCGTCAAGTCTTGTCTGGTGTGTTTGGCGTCCTTCTGTCAAACTCACCTTCAGCCTCATTGTGACTCTGAAGCTTTGAAAAAGCACAAGCTGGTGAACGCTTCAGCAAATCTACAGCAGCAGATCTGCCCTCAACATCATAAAGCTCTGGAGATTTACTGCTATGATGACAAGAAATGTATTTGTGTGCTTTGTTTGGGAGATCAGCACAGTGGACATAAGACTGTCTTAGCCATAACTGAAATGGCAAAAGAAAAG GAGAAATTGAAAATTAACAAAATGGAATTCACTAGGAAAATCACAGACATACACAAGAATCTTCAAGCATTTAGGAAGCCTTTGGATTTTCACAAG AGCTCTGCACAGGCATCAGTGGAGCACAGTGACTGGATCTTCACTGAACTCATCCGATCCCTTACAAAAAAACGAACTGAAGTAAGAGAAAAGATCAGAGCTCAGGAGAAAAAGGAGACTCAACAAGTTACGGATTACATACAGAAACAGGAACAGGAGATGAGCAATCTTCAGAACCAGAGTGTTAAACTGGAGCAGATTTTACACACAGAGGATCACATTTATTTCTTCCAG AATTTCTCTTCCCTTTCTCCCAGACTGTGTGTCTTACCCAGTGATGTTAATGATCTTATAACATTTGAGAAAGTAGATGAATCTGTctcaaagctgaaaagaaaactggATGAAGTCTGTGAGGAGCACATGGGCAAAATATCAAACAAAG TTGCTGATGTCCACATTATCAAGCCCTTGTGGAAAATCA
- the LOC130239797 gene encoding E3 ubiquitin/ISG15 ligase TRIM25-like gives MAGSLSDVQNAFDCSICLELFKNPVTTSCGHSFCMNCIKSFWDQQCLRGVYSCPTCRNEFRPRPNLSKNTVLAGIIDERKQDVPAAPGDVQCDVCIGRKLKAIKSCLVCLASFCQTHLQPHYQSQAFKKHKLVNASANLQQQICPQHHKALEIYCYYDKKCICVLCMGQHRGHKTVSAAAEMAGKKEELKIKKREFIQQINEINKKLLAFINAADSHKSSAQAAVESTDRIFSGLIRSLQTKRNKVKAKIRAHEKNETDQINNCMQYWKQQIISLKREIDKLGHILNTEDHINFFQNDSSHFSPPHIEHKDVNDLITFEKVEESVSELKNKLDELCEEHMKKISKKVTDVHIIRPLILNCSLYDSSDDDLE, from the exons ATGGCAGGCTCTTTATCTGATGTTCAAAATGCTTTTGACTGTTCAATCTGTCTGGAACTGTTTAAGAATCCAGTGACTACATCTTGTGGGCACAGTTTTTGTATGAACTGTATTAAGTCGTTCTGGGATCAGCAATGTTTAAGAGGTGTTTACAGCTGCCCAACATGCAGGAATGAATTCAGGCCAAGGCCAAATCTCAGCAAAAACACTGTTCTCGCTGGCATTATAGACGAAAGGAAGCAGGATGTCCCAGCTGCACCTGGAGATGTGCAGTGTGACGTCTGTATAGGAAGAAAACTCAAAGCCATCAAGTCTTGTCTGGTGTGTTTGGCGTCATTCTGTCAAACTCACCTTCAGCCTCATTATCAATCTCAAGCTTTCAAAAAGCACAAGCTGGTGAACGCTTCAGCAAATCTACAGCAGCAGATCTGCCCTCAACATCATAAAGCTCTGGAGATTTACTGCTATTATGACAAGAAATGTATATGTGTGCTCTGTATGGGTCAGCACAGAGGACATAAGACTGTCTCAGCTGCAGCTGAAATGGCTGGAAAAAAG GAGGAATTGAAAATTAAAAAGAGGGAATTCATTCAGCAAATCAATGAGATAAACAAAAAGCTTCTGGCATTTATTAATGCTGCAGATTCTCATAAG AGCTCTGCACAGGCAGCAGTGGAAAGCACGGACAGGATCTTCAGTGGACTCATCCGATCCCTTCAGACAAAACGCAATAAAGTGAAAGCGAAGATCAGAGCTCATGAGAAGAATGAGACTGATCAGATTAATAATTGCATGCAGTACTGGAAGCAGCAGATCATCAGTCTTAAAAGGGAGATTGATAAACTGggacatattttaaatacagagGATCACATTAATTTCTTCCAG AATGACTCTTCCCATTTTTCGCCTCCACATATCGAACACAAGGATGTGAATGATCTCATAACATTTGAAAAAGTAGAAGAATCTGTCTCCGAGCTGAAAAACAAACTGGATGAACTCTGTGAAGAgcacatgaaaaaaatatcaaaGAAAG TTACTGATGTCCACATCATCCGACCCTTAATTTTAAATT gttccCTCTATGATTCCTCTGATGATGATTTGGAATGA